From Planctomycetota bacterium:
CCTTGCCGTCGCCGTCCCAGTCGCCTGTGGTCGGCAGATCGTCCTGGTAGCCCAGCTTGGCCCACAGGTCGTCCTTGTCCCACTCGCCGTTGCCGTTCAGGTCGGCGTGCCATTGGCCGGCGTAGAAGACGCCCACGTCGGCCCGGCCGTCGCCGTTGAAGTCCCCCGTGATGGGCGTGCTGAACGAGTTGCCGAACAAGATTACTTGCACGTCGTTCGGCCCCTCGCCCGCCCGCAATAGAAAGCGAGCCGTGTTGCCCGGGCCGTCGACCCACTCGTCCAACTGGCCGCCGCGTTGCTGGCCGGTGAGCTGGACCTGAGCTTCGCCGTTGGAGTTGATGTCGCGCGGCTGGCCCGCGTTGATCACGCTCAGGTGCCAGGTGTAGCCAATCACCTGGCTGCTGCCCGTTAGCAACGTCGGTGGGCTCAACGGGGCCGCGGGCGTCGGCGGCGGCAAGAACGGATTGATCGGTGGCGCGGCCACGATCTGGGGCGTGGGCAATGGCGAGACGCTGTTCGGCGGCGGCAGGAAGAACTGTTGATCCTGCAAGACCAGCACGCTGAAGTTGTTCTCGAGCGAGTTGTCGCCGTTGTTCAGGTTGATCGAGACAATGCTCACGGCCGTGGCGGCGCCGCCGGTGGTGCCGGCTGTGTTGATCCAGGGGATGTAGATTCCGCCGGGCTCGACGACCTGGACCGTATACAACCCCGGCATCAAGTTGGCAAAGCGGTAGAACCCATTGGCATCGGTCACCGCCGACGCGACGACGTTCCCCGCGGCATCGTCCAGATACAACGTCACGCCGGCCAGCATCGAGTCGCCGGCGTTGCGCACCCCGGTGTGCGTGGCCAGCACGGCCGGATCGACCGAGCCCAGGTCCGACACGCCCAGCGGCAACGTGATCGCCGGGCCATCTTGGAAAACATAACCTGACAGCGTTGCATACTGATTCAAACAGAAGTTGTAATTGACTGGGTCGTCGCCAGGCACCAAGGTGACGTTGGTGATCGTGTGCGTATTGATCACCGTGCCGCCGTTACAGCCTGGGTGGGCGTCTTCTTCGTAGTACCCGGCTGGCGTCACTTCGACGACCGTGTAGGTGCCGGGGATGATGCCGGTGAAGACGTAGTTGCCGTTAACATCGGTCAGAGTCGTCGCCACGATGTTTCCCAACGAGTCGACCAGGTCGACTTCGACGCCGGCCACGCCGGGTTCGTTGGGGTTCGTATCGCACTGGCCGTCCACGTCGGTCATCACCTTGCCGGCGAGTGTGGCGGGGGGCAGGACGACAAAGTCGTAGTGGATGCCGTTCTGGCTGGACCACATCAGCACACCATCCAGCGCCGTGGCGCTGGTCTGGACGCCGTCGCTCACGCCGTTGACCGTGCCCAGGCTCGAATAGCCGGCGTAGAAGCCCGGCGGCGAGTCAATATGCACGCCGTAAGTTCCCGGCGCCAAATTAGTGAACGCATAGGCGCCGCTCGCGTCGGTCAGCGTGGTGATCGGATGGCCGCCACCGTCGAGCACCGGATTGCCGGCGGCGTCGACCAGTTCGACCGTCACCCCCGCCAGCGGCGAGAAAGTGGGCACCGAGGTGACGCAATTCGGCAGCGACTCTTGCTGGACAATGCCAGCAATGCTGACCGGCAGCAGCAAATGGAAGTTGTAGTCAACGCCGTCCTGACCAGAGGTCAGCGCGATGTTGGTCAGGTGCGAATCGTCAGGGTTATTGCCGACGTTGACGCCGTTGATCGTGCCCACGTAATCGCAGCCTGCGATGTAGCCCGCCGGCACGACTTCATGTACGCCGTAGGTGCCAGCGTACAAATTGGTGAACGAGTAGTTCCCCAGGGCGTCGGTCGAGGTGGTGATGGCATGGCCCGAGCCGTCGAGGACCGCGTTGCCGCTGGCGTCGACCAGTTCCAGCGTGACACCGGCGATCGGCGTGTGCGTGGCCGCTGGATCGTCGCAGTCGCCGTTGGTGACGACGACGATGTTGCCGCTGATCGAAGCCGGCAACTGTTCGTAAAAGTTGTAATTCACGCCGTGGTTGTTGGCGACCAGGACGATGTTGTTTAGTTCGTCCACTCCATTGGTCGTGCCGCCCAGCGAGCCGATCGTGTCGGTGTCTTCCAGGTAGCCATGGGGCTGGACTTCGCGCACGCCATAGGTGCCCGGGTTCAGGTTGTTGAAAATGTAGTAGCCGTTGGCGTCGGTCGTGGTGGTGATGGCGTGGCCCGAGCCGTCGAGCACGGGATTGCCGCTGGCGTCGACCAGTTCCAGCGTCACACTGGGAATGGGAAACTGCGTGGCGGCCGGATCGCCGTAGGCGCCGTTGATCGAGTAGTAAACATTGCCCGCAATGCTGCTGGGCAGCGGAATCTGTGTCAGCGGGAACATTGTGCCCGCCGTGAATACCGTCTCGTCCACTGGCGACGGGGGCATGTAGCTGTCGGGCGGAAGCGGCAAGCCGCTGGCGGCGAGTTCCGGGTCGAAATGGTCCACGAACACACCGGTTCCCGTGGCGTCTTGATAGTTGGGATTGGTGAACGTGCCCGTCAGGAGCGAGCCCTCGAATTCCTTTCCTTCGGCGACCGCGCTCACCGAGGGATTGCCGAATGCGTCATGCCCCATTTCGTCGACGTCGATCTGGAAAACCAGCGTATCGCCGGTCGTGAAGCCGGCAAACTGGATCTTCAGCAATTGGCCGCCATTGGCGACCTGCACGCTGGTCAGGCTGGCCCCTGCCGAGAGCGAATTCAGCGTGAAAGGAGTGTAGCCATAAACGCCCCCGCCGCCGAGCGCGGTGTTGAAGAAGCATTCGCCGTCGTCGAGCGTGCCGTTCTGGTTCTTGTCCAGATTGATGTCCAGCTCGGTCAACTCGGTGCCCGGCGCGCCACCCTGCCAAGTGACGGTGTACGTGTTGCCAACGCTGTCGGTGCCACTGGCCGGTTCAAAGTAAACCGTCCCCAGTTGAATGTCGGCGGCCATCAACTGCCGCGATTCGAGCCGTTCGATCCGGCAGCGCCGATGGGCGTCGGGACGCGGCGCGATTTCAGTGCGCTCGGTTCGCGACTCATGGCCTCGCAGACGGGAGAGCAGTTTCAGCAGGCCCACTGGTTATCCTCCACGTCGACGAAAAGGTTGACGACTTGCCGGTCGTGACTCGGGGCGAATGCGTTAGCGAGTATTGGGAAGCGATGGTTCCGCGCTGGTGTCCCCCGGCTGGCGAGCGATGTTGACCTTGGCTCCGGTCAGCGGATACCAAAGGCGAACCGTGGTGTCGAAACTGCCCGACACAAGCAAGCCGGTGGGGGCGTGATAGTCCAGGGCGACGACGCTGCCGGTGTGCCCCGTGAGTCGGAATGTCTCGGCCCCTTGGGCGACGTCCCAGACGCGAATCTGGTTGTCGCTGCTGCCGGCGGCGAGCATCTGGTTGCCGCAGTAACACAGCACGTGAATCTTGCCCGTCCGCGAAGGGAGCCGATACTTTTCGCCGCCACCGCGGGGATCCCAGACGATCAGTTGCCGGTCGTCGCCGCCGCTGGCCAATTGAGTGTCATCGGGCGAAAAGGCCAGCGAGCGAATCCGTTGGCGATGGGCGTCGATGTCGCGCTGGGGGGCGAAGTCGTCGGTTTTCCAGATGCGAATCTTGCCGTTTCGCCCCCCGGCCGCCAACAATCGCCCATCGTGCGAGAAGACCAGCGCGCGGATGTCGCCCGACGGCGCTTCGATCTCGCGGATGATCTGCGCCGAGGCGACGTCATAGATGCGAATCTTGTCTTCGAATCCCGCTTCGGCAATTTGCTTGCCATTGGGCGCCCACTTCAGCTGGTAGGTGGGCATGATCGAGCCAGGCAGATCGCGGACTTCGCCCGTTGGGAAGTGCCACAACTTCAAACCGCGGTCATCACCGCCGCTGATCAGCCAGCCGTCGGTCGGATCGAACACGACGTCGCGGACCCAGTCGATGTGCTCGCGGAATTCCTTCAGCAAGTCGCCAGTCTTGGCGTCCCAGACGCGAATCACGTGATCATCGCCGGCCGTGGCGATTCGCTGGCCGTCGCTACTGAGCGAGACGGCGGTGATCACGGGCGTCTGGCCTTGGCGCTGGGCGGTGGGAATCTGCAAAACGCGGCTGGCCTGGATGACCGTCGCCTTGTCGGCCGGCGACTGGGCGCGCAGGCGCGCCGCTCCGGCCAGCGACAGCGCCGCCGCAAGCCGCGCGATGAAAGCACGACGGCCGATGTTCATCCGTGAATCCCCGCCAGCGAGGTGAGTGATAGCTGCTGCCAAGGGGCGCACTGGTGCGCCTATTGGCTCTTCGTCATTTATCGGTTGCGCGGGAAACGCAGGCTGAGCAAAAGTTATTTGCTCAAGTGGCTGGAAGCTTAGCCACGGCGGCACGGTGCCACGGAGTTAAGCACGGAGAAAGGCAGAGGAATGTGAGAAAGAGAACTCGCTGCGCGAAAGAGTTTTTGAGGTGCGAGCGATGAACACCCCTCCCTCGCAGGGAGGGGCTGGGGGAGGGTAACGAGGTGGCGCTAGCGTTGAGTCTGCAATCAGCGAAAAGAGAGCTCGCCTTTGCAAGACAGCTAGCAACGCCACCAGAGGTAAGCGAAAGAGACTTAGCGGCGGCCCGATCCTACCGCTTGCCAATCGGCACGAAATCGCGCTGCTTGGCCCCGGTGTAAATCTGCCGCGGACGACAAATCTTCTTGGTCGGCGAGGCGTGCATTTCCTTCCAATGGGCAATCCAGCCCGGCAGCCGGCCCAACGCGAACAGCACCGTGAACATCGGAATCGGCATACCAATCGCCCGGTAAATCACGCCCGAATAGAAATCGACGTTCGGATACAGCTTGCGCTCGATGAAATACGGGTCGCTCAGGGCCGCTGCTTCGAGCTTTTGGGCGATTTCAAAGATCGGATCCTTGATGTGCAGCTTGGCCAGCAGCGTGTCGCAAGTTTTCTTGATGAGCGTGGCCCGCGGGTCGTAGTTCTTGTAAACCCGGTGGCCGAAGCCCATCAGGCGGAAGTTGCTCTTCTTGTCCTTGGCCAGCTCGATGTACTTCTGAACATTCCCGCCGTCGTCGCGAATGGCTTCCAGCATCTCGACGCAGGCCTGGTTGGCGCCGCCATGCAGCGGCCCCCACAGGGCGCAAATCCCGGCCGAGATCGACGCGAACAGATTGGCGTTGCTCGAACCGACCATCCGCACGGTCGACGTGCTGCAATTCTGCTCATGGTCGGCATGCACGATCAGCAGCAGATTCAGCGCCGCTTCGTAATCGGGGTCGACCGCATAGGGCTGGGTCGGCACGCCGAACATCATTTGCAAGAAGTTGGCGCAATAGCTCAGGTCGTTGCGCGGATACATCATCGGCTGGCCGACCGACTTCTTGTGGCTCATGGCCGCAATCGTCGGCAACTTGGCCAACAGCCGGTGGATCGAAATCTCGACTTGCCGCGGGTCGTGCGGGTCGAGCGAGTCTTGATAAAACGTCGACAACGCGCCAACCACCGAGCTGAGAATGGCCATCGGGTGCGCGTCGCGCGGGAAGCCGTTGTAGAACAGGCGGAAATCCTCATGCAGCATCGTGTGATGACGCAACGAATCGCGGAACTCGTCCAACTGTTGCTGGTTGGGCAGCTCGCCATAGATTAGCAAGTAGCTGACTTCGACAAAGCTGCACTTCTCGGCGAGCACTTCGATTGGATAGCCGCGATAACGGAGAATCCCCCGGTCGCCGTCCAGGAAAGTGATGTTGCTGGTACAAGCGCCGGTGTTGACGTAGCCTTCGTCGAGAGTGATATGGCCGGTTCGGGCCAGCAGCTTCGAGATGTCGAGGCCTCGTTCGTTCTCGGTGCCGACGATCACCGGCAAGTCGATTTCCTCGTTCCCTAGTTTCAGCTTGCCGTCGTCGCTCATTGCAGCGGTGTTCCTTTTCCTCGAATCAGGCGACCCCGTCATATCCGCCAACGCGCGTGCCTCGCGCGCTCGCGAAACGCTGAGTTTAGCCGTTGGCCGAGGCTTCGACAATCGCCCAGCCAAGGCCATGAAACAAGGCGGAAATGAATCGAATCCTGACGCGGATGTAATCGTGCGCCGATTGGCCCAGGTCAGCCAAAATGTCGTCGTTCCCGCGCCCGCACGTTAGCGCGACTTATTCCGCGTCGCCCAGTTCTCGATAGGAGCCGGCCAGCAATTGTTCGTGGCGCAACTGAAACTGTTCGCTCAGCCAAGCCAACTGTTCCTGGCTGTGGCGGTCGTCAAGATCGGCGTCGAGCACCGCTTCAAATTCCAGGAACTCCCCCAGCCCCGCTACTTGATCCAGATGAATCCGCACGTTGCGCCACAGGAAGATGCGGCGCTCTTTCACGACCGTGGCTTCGACCCCCAGCGCGGCGGAGAGAGCCGCTTTGAGCGACGCCGGCTCGGCGATCGGAACCAGCGAGTAGTCGCTCGCCTTGGCCGCCACGGTGTCAGGGCGAACGTACCAGACCAGTTGCGCCGGGCGACCTTCGATCTCGCGTAACTTGAGCCGGCCTTGGCGGCAGGGAAAGTACGTGTCGGTCTGCCGCTCGACTCCCAGATCGGCGGTGGCCAGTCGCTGGGCCGTGACCAGGGCTGACGCGAGATCGGTCAGCCGGGCTTTAAGTTCGATGTTCCTCGCCATGGCCACCAGCCTATGCCAAGGCGGGCAGCGCCGGCAAGCCAACGATTAATACTTGCGCTGGTAGGCGCCAGGCGCCGCGGCGGCTGGCATTTGTGTCTGCTGGACTTCCGGCTGGATCACCGGCACTGGCAGATTTGACGGCGTGAGCAGCGTCGCCCCGGGCAGCGTTTCGCTTCGGTCGGGGCCGTCGAAGGCCGTCCAGATTTTGGTCTGCTTCTGCAAGTCGGCAATGTACTGGTCGACTTGGGCGTCGGTTCGATCTTTCTTCATGTTCTTGCGGATGTCGGCCTGGACGTCGGCAAAGGGCTTGCGGCCGGCATCCTTGCGCTCGATCACTCGCACGATATGGAAGCCTTGCTTGTCTTCGAGGATCGGACTCATCTGCCCAGCCGGCAGCGTGAACACCGCCTGCTCAATGGCTTCCGAGGCCAGACTGCCGCGCGTGGTCCAATCGATCGCGCCACCGTCACGAGCCGACGAGTTCTGGCTGGCCGTGCGCGCCACGATGGCGAATGGTTCGCCGCGCAGCACTCGATTGCCCGCCTCGGCAATCATGCGGTAAGCCTCGTTCCTGTTCGGGGTGCGATCGAAGCGAATCGTGATCTGTTCCCAACGTGACTTCGCCTTATAGTCGTATTCATCCTTGTGCTGCTCGTAAAAGGCGAGTTGGTTCTCCAACGGAACGTCTTCGTCGCTCTTTACTTTCTGGCGGACAAAGTCCTGGGCCAGCATCCGATCGACGAATAACCGTCGCTGGTGATCGAGCGAACTGCCGTTCTCGCGCAGCTTGGCGTCGATCTCGGCGGCGTTCTTGGCGCCAGCGCGGACGATCACGCGCGGTATTTCGCGCTCGTCGAATACTTCGCCCAACTTTTCATTGATTTTCTTGATCGCTTCCGCCGCCACCTTGCGCTTGGCTTCGTTGCAAATCACCTTGGTCTGGATCAACTGTTCGAGTTGCTGCTTGGCCAATTGCATGCGGATATCGTCGAGCTTGTCCTGCGGAATGCGCCCCGCCGCGTTCGACAGCCGTTCATTCACCGTGCCGATCACGTCGCGCCATTGAATGACTTCGTTTCCCACGCGGGCCACAATGCGCGAGCCGTCCCAGTTCACGATGTCGGCCGGCTTGACTTCTTTGAACGTCTCGGCTTGCACCTGGGGCGGCTGATCGGTGGGAGCGGACTGACCTGTGGCAATTGGTGGTCCCGGCACAACTGGTTGGCCTGGGGGTAACTGTTGGTTCGGCACGGCAGGTTGC
This genomic window contains:
- a CDS encoding carboxypeptidase regulatory-like domain-containing protein; this encodes MGLLKLLSRLRGHESRTERTEIAPRPDAHRRCRIERLESRQLMAADIQLGTVYFEPASGTDSVGNTYTVTWQGGAPGTELTELDINLDKNQNGTLDDGECFFNTALGGGGVYGYTPFTLNSLSAGASLTSVQVANGGQLLKIQFAGFTTGDTLVFQIDVDEMGHDAFGNPSVSAVAEGKEFEGSLLTGTFTNPNYQDATGTGVFVDHFDPELAASGLPLPPDSYMPPSPVDETVFTAGTMFPLTQIPLPSSIAGNVYYSINGAYGDPAATQFPIPSVTLELVDASGNPVLDGSGHAITTTTDANGYYIFNNLNPGTYGVREVQPHGYLEDTDTIGSLGGTTNGVDELNNIVLVANNHGVNYNFYEQLPASISGNIVVVTNGDCDDPAATHTPIAGVTLELVDASGNAVLDGSGHAITTSTDALGNYSFTNLYAGTYGVHEVVPAGYIAGCDYVGTINGVNVGNNPDDSHLTNIALTSGQDGVDYNFHLLLPVSIAGIVQQESLPNCVTSVPTFSPLAGVTVELVDAAGNPVLDGGGHPITTLTDASGAYAFTNLAPGTYGVHIDSPPGFYAGYSSLGTVNGVSDGVQTSATALDGVLMWSSQNGIHYDFVVLPPATLAGKVMTDVDGQCDTNPNEPGVAGVEVDLVDSLGNIVATTLTDVNGNYVFTGIIPGTYTVVEVTPAGYYEEDAHPGCNGGTVINTHTITNVTLVPGDDPVNYNFCLNQYATLSGYVFQDGPAITLPLGVSDLGSVDPAVLATHTGVRNAGDSMLAGVTLYLDDAAGNVVASAVTDANGFYRFANLMPGLYTVQVVEPGGIYIPWINTAGTTGGAATAVSIVSINLNNGDNSLENNFSVLVLQDQQFFLPPPNSVSPLPTPQIVAAPPINPFLPPPTPAAPLSPPTLLTGSSQVIGYTWHLSVINAGQPRDINSNGEAQVQLTGQQRGGQLDEWVDGPGNTARFLLRAGEGPNDVQVILFGNSFSTPITGDFNGDGRADVGVFYAGQWHADLNGNGEWDKDDLWAKLGYQDDLPTTGDWDGDGKADFAIFGRAWPGDPNAILNEPGLPNPDNVAHGKQKNMPPTVAEATYGLRQMRRTSSGTMRADLIDHVFLYGTPGDLPIAGNFNGAGIDTIGVFRDGRWDLDMDGDGRLNDRDITLYMGQAGDQPVVGDFDGDGQDELGVYRDGVWLIDINRDYRLDADDMTVRFGGPGDKPVVGDWDGDGRDDLGVFQPGGGELRNAQAAPEQR
- a CDS encoding WD40 repeat domain-containing protein, whose protein sequence is MNIGRRAFIARLAAALSLAGAARLRAQSPADKATVIQASRVLQIPTAQRQGQTPVITAVSLSSDGQRIATAGDDHVIRVWDAKTGDLLKEFREHIDWVRDVVFDPTDGWLISGGDDRGLKLWHFPTGEVRDLPGSIMPTYQLKWAPNGKQIAEAGFEDKIRIYDVASAQIIREIEAPSGDIRALVFSHDGRLLAAGGRNGKIRIWKTDDFAPQRDIDAHRQRIRSLAFSPDDTQLASGGDDRQLIVWDPRGGGEKYRLPSRTGKIHVLCYCGNQMLAAGSSDNQIRVWDVAQGAETFRLTGHTGSVVALDYHAPTGLLVSGSFDTTVRLWYPLTGAKVNIARQPGDTSAEPSLPNTR
- a CDS encoding citrate synthase is translated as MSDDGKLKLGNEEIDLPVIVGTENERGLDISKLLARTGHITLDEGYVNTGACTSNITFLDGDRGILRYRGYPIEVLAEKCSFVEVSYLLIYGELPNQQQLDEFRDSLRHHTMLHEDFRLFYNGFPRDAHPMAILSSVVGALSTFYQDSLDPHDPRQVEISIHRLLAKLPTIAAMSHKKSVGQPMMYPRNDLSYCANFLQMMFGVPTQPYAVDPDYEAALNLLLIVHADHEQNCSTSTVRMVGSSNANLFASISAGICALWGPLHGGANQACVEMLEAIRDDGGNVQKYIELAKDKKSNFRLMGFGHRVYKNYDPRATLIKKTCDTLLAKLHIKDPIFEIAQKLEAAALSDPYFIERKLYPNVDFYSGVIYRAIGMPIPMFTVLFALGRLPGWIAHWKEMHASPTKKICRPRQIYTGAKQRDFVPIGKR
- a CDS encoding class IV adenylate cyclase, which translates into the protein MARNIELKARLTDLASALVTAQRLATADLGVERQTDTYFPCRQGRLKLREIEGRPAQLVWYVRPDTVAAKASDYSLVPIAEPASLKAALSAALGVEATVVKERRIFLWRNVRIHLDQVAGLGEFLEFEAVLDADLDDRHSQEQLAWLSEQFQLRHEQLLAGSYRELGDAE
- a CDS encoding peptidyl-prolyl cis-trans isomerase — encoded protein: MLPYLMLSRLLPRPLRAEARSRLFQAALASLALTGATEAVIAQQQFNSPYYGGTTPGYGGGYAQPMMPRYAPGYAQPGVVMPGQGPMNQSNPAGQPALIPPAATRPAAWPSTSPIGANAGVQAGVPPQPAYAAPGTSISSTSAPAGSQSGPPGRPVTTQPASGSGYVPPSYTLPPYQRPVAPGYAAAPAVAIPTGVSVEAATTETSPPLSPAVTQPMLVPPANTLPQPALNTQQPSASQPTTAAYPPVPQYQAAPPAQSAALMPPAQAPTRPLPPATSDAGGAGAPNGYAPAGYAPPVVAAPGAVPPLAGQPVLVANNTPLVPPNQTPPVNQAPPHAQFAPPGQPAVPNQQLPPGQPVVPGPPIATGQSAPTDQPPQVQAETFKEVKPADIVNWDGSRIVARVGNEVIQWRDVIGTVNERLSNAAGRIPQDKLDDIRMQLAKQQLEQLIQTKVICNEAKRKVAAEAIKKINEKLGEVFDEREIPRVIVRAGAKNAAEIDAKLRENGSSLDHQRRLFVDRMLAQDFVRQKVKSDEDVPLENQLAFYEQHKDEYDYKAKSRWEQITIRFDRTPNRNEAYRMIAEAGNRVLRGEPFAIVARTASQNSSARDGGAIDWTTRGSLASEAIEQAVFTLPAGQMSPILEDKQGFHIVRVIERKDAGRKPFADVQADIRKNMKKDRTDAQVDQYIADLQKQTKIWTAFDGPDRSETLPGATLLTPSNLPVPVIQPEVQQTQMPAAAAPGAYQRKY